Proteins encoded by one window of Chaetodon trifascialis isolate fChaTrf1 chromosome 15, fChaTrf1.hap1, whole genome shotgun sequence:
- the LOC139343960 gene encoding uncharacterized protein: protein MPETAEAVSATLTTNRNCTIEITNVSGSFCLINPKVYMKSGFCLHPPQPTIRTTKTEVCSFIKDDHTATGSVGLLTYDLFHMQSRVCSERMAVMFSVPFDRNLYKNRLTVGVVEHSRACDKHLYSQMYDGEDLSNIVRSEESGTGLLYKATYVDVRATMSSTGKAIVKVELYDKMGR, encoded by the exons ATGCCAGAAACAGCAGAAGCTGTGTCAGCCACTCTCACCACCAACAGAAACTGCACCATAGAAATAACCAACGTCAGCGGGAGCTTCTGCCTCATCAACCCCAA GGTTTACATGAAAAGTGGCTTCTGTCTACACCCTCCTCAGCCTACGATTCGTACCACCAAGACCGAAGTGTGCTCCTTCATCAAGGACGACCACACTGCCACGGGCAGTGTCGGCCTGCTGACCTACGACCTGTTCCATATGCAGAGCAGGGTCTGCTCCGAGCGCATGgctgtcatgttttctgtgccCTTTGATCGCAACCTCTACAAGAACCGGCTGACCGTGGGTGTGGTTGAGCATTCCCGGGCCTGCGACAAACATCTGTACAGCCAGATGTATGATGGGGAAGACCTCAGTAACATCGTCCGCTCTGAGGAAAGCGGCACTGGGCTGTTATATAAAGCTACATATGTTGATGTGAGGGCTACAATGTCTAGTACAGGCAAGGCCATTGTTAAAGTGGAGCTTTATGATAAAATGGGTCGCTAG
- the ramp2 gene encoding receptor activity-modifying protein 2, whose protein sequence is MSASCCFIEPSCEKVEICNLYPPGKTDIALSGKMTAASCSLMFSGCFVTLLIWGCTTVVCLVDEKLEVQPATTIGYHSTEMTIANATYGDSIMPIVCGNNSHNCMDFCTFCFGAPTMECLSQLLHHLCLSNYEIEMASVNSSDWCVWGNVSGFYSNLSLCTEMISDCLLIPWPNPLVEQTFVDIHSRFFKDCPTEELSDPPPVIVFALVITPICLIPVMVSLVVLKTKNGDGSS, encoded by the exons ATGAGTGCTTCCTGTTGTTTTATAGAGCCTTCCTGCGAAAAGGTTGAGATATGTAATCTCTACCCACCAGGGAAGACGGACATAGCATTGTCAGGCAAAATGACAGCCGCTAGTTGCTCACTTATGTTTTCTGGGTGTTTTGTGACTCTTCTCATCTGGG GATGCACAACAGTGGTTTGTCTGGTTGATGAAAAGTTGGAGGTGCAACCCGCCACAACAATCG ggtATCACTCAACAGAGATGACGATCGCGA atGCCACTTATGGAGACTCTATCATGCCAATTG TTTGTGGGAATAATTCTCACAATTGTATGGACTTTTGCACTTTCTGTTTTGGTGCACCAACAATGGAGTGCCTTTCCCAGCTGCTTCACCATCTATGTCTCTCCAATTATGAGATTGAAATGGCATCAGTAAACAGCTCTGACTGGTGCGTTTGGGGCAACGTGAGCGG TTTTTATAGCAACCTAAGCCTTTGCACAGAGATGATATCTGACTGCCTTCTGATCCCATGGCCCAACCCTCTGGTGGAACAGACCTTTGTGGACATTCACTCCAGGTTTTTCAAAGACTGTCCCACAGAGGAGCTCAGCGACCCACCGCCAGTCATTGTCTTTGCCCTGGTGATCACTCCCATCTGCCTGATCCCTGTCATGGTTAGCCTAGTGGTGCTCAAGACCAAGAATGGGGATGGCAGCTCTTGA
- the apnl gene encoding actinoporin-like protein: MTESAEAVAADVTSRRSATIEISNITNNYCLINPKVYLDNGEMYNPPQPTVRPLKTEVCTFTKSSGKATGCIGVLTYDLFAREHNDYAETLAIMFSVPWDYNLYKNWFAVGIYKKGRNCDKDLFKEMYYEKKQQEHGFVREEATGSGINYVGNALDIRATMCPVGKSIMKVEVWDKVFTPICQQAY; the protein is encoded by the exons ATGACAGAGTCAGCTGAAGCTGTCGCAGCCGATGTGACCAGCCGGAGAAGTGCTACCATTGAAATCTCAAATATCACTAACAACTACTGCCTCATCAACCCCAA GGTGTATCTTGACAATGGGGAGATGTACAACCCACCTCAACCCACAGTGCGCCCTCTAAAGACAGAGGTCTGCACTTTCACCAAGTCAAGCGGCAAAGCCACCGGCTGCATCGGCGTCCTGACATACGACCTTTTCGCGAGGGAACATAATGACTACGCTGAGACGCTGGCCATCATGTTTTCAGTTCCCTGGGACTACAACCTGTACAAGAACTGGTTTGCAGTGGGCATCTATAAAAAGGGCCGTAACTGCGATAAGGATCTGTTCAAAGAAATGTACTATGAGAAGAAACAGCAAGAGCATGGGTTTGTAAGGGAGGAAGCCACTGGGTCAGGAATCAATTACGTGGGCAACGCTCTAGATATCAGGGCCACTATGTGTCCAGTGGGCAAATCCATCATGAAGGTGGAGGTGTGGGATAAGGTTTTCACACCCATATGCCAGCAGGCGTACTAA